The Gemmata palustris genome includes a region encoding these proteins:
- a CDS encoding NAD-dependent epimerase/dehydratase family protein, translated as MKAVVTGGGGFLGGAVVRLLRQRGDSVRSFTRSAYPWLDELGVEQVLGDLASTEAVERAVEGCDVVFHVAAKAGVWGRYSDYFDTNVTGTQNVIAACKKLGIRRLVYTSTPSVVHEGKDNEGANESLPYSKHFYTYYSETKAKAEKAVLAANGSDLATVSLRPHLIFGPGDPHLIPRIIASARAGKLKRIGSRPVKVDVTYIDNAAQAQLDAADRLDLGTPPAGKAYFISNNEPVELWPFIDRVLVEAGAPPVTKRISAWKAKLAGRILEWVYWGLRLPGEPPMTRFVASQMSTSHWYDISAARRDLGYEPKVSVEEGLKRLGERLRAG; from the coding sequence GTGAAGGCAGTGGTGACCGGTGGCGGCGGTTTTCTCGGCGGGGCGGTCGTGCGCCTGCTCCGTCAGCGGGGAGACTCCGTGCGCTCGTTCACCCGCTCCGCGTACCCGTGGCTCGACGAACTCGGCGTTGAACAGGTGCTCGGTGATCTGGCGAGCACCGAAGCCGTCGAGCGCGCGGTTGAGGGCTGCGATGTGGTGTTCCACGTCGCGGCGAAGGCCGGCGTGTGGGGGCGCTACTCCGATTACTTCGACACGAACGTGACCGGTACGCAGAACGTGATCGCCGCGTGCAAAAAACTCGGGATTCGCCGACTGGTCTACACGTCCACGCCGAGCGTCGTTCACGAGGGGAAGGACAACGAGGGCGCGAACGAGTCGCTACCGTATTCCAAACACTTCTATACGTACTATTCCGAGACGAAAGCGAAGGCGGAGAAAGCGGTTCTCGCCGCGAACGGTTCCGACCTAGCGACCGTATCCCTTCGCCCGCACCTGATCTTCGGACCCGGCGACCCGCACCTGATCCCGCGCATCATCGCGTCGGCGCGCGCCGGTAAGCTCAAGCGGATCGGCTCGCGCCCGGTCAAGGTGGACGTCACTTATATCGACAACGCGGCGCAAGCGCAGCTCGACGCGGCCGACCGGCTCGACCTCGGTACACCGCCCGCGGGCAAGGCGTATTTCATCTCGAACAACGAGCCGGTGGAGCTGTGGCCGTTCATTGATCGCGTGCTGGTCGAGGCCGGCGCGCCGCCCGTCACGAAACGCATCTCCGCGTGGAAGGCCAAGCTCGCGGGCCGGATACTGGAGTGGGTGTATTGGGGCCTCCGATTGCCCGGCGAACCGCCAATGACGCGGTTCGTTGCGAGCCAGATGTCCACGTCCCACTGGTACGACATCTCCGCCGCGCGCCGCGACCTGGGCTACGAGCCGAAGGTGTCCGTTGAAGAAGGTTTGAAGCGACTGGGCGAGCGATTACGTGCCGGGTGA
- a CDS encoding TolB family protein produces the protein MNSSEVRLTTDGTLKQDPLFVRDELIYTVLESAVQTRLVRLKPGDKAATKLHPAANTSEFEATFTADASTCAFVQSRGNLNLRLVIRDTATGKDAAFEPGSGFAGIRRPSFHPKGERVCFALPAQTGQEIASVGRDGKDRKTLTAGGINNWPAYSPDGARIAFCSSRDGGLALYVMSADGTNVKRIGKLEGMQMRPCWSPDGTRLAFTWNRDGTYDIYAINLDGTGLARLTESGERSDYATWSPDGKSIVFVGERRGKFDLYRVEV, from the coding sequence ATGAACTCTTCTGAAGTTCGCCTCACGACCGACGGCACGCTGAAGCAAGACCCGCTGTTCGTGCGGGACGAGCTCATTTACACCGTGCTCGAATCGGCGGTGCAGACGCGCCTCGTGCGCCTGAAGCCCGGCGACAAGGCCGCAACCAAGCTCCACCCCGCGGCCAACACGTCCGAGTTCGAGGCGACATTCACTGCCGACGCGAGCACCTGCGCCTTCGTGCAGAGCCGCGGGAACCTGAACCTGCGGCTCGTCATCCGCGACACCGCGACCGGCAAGGACGCCGCGTTCGAGCCGGGCAGCGGGTTCGCGGGGATACGCCGACCGAGCTTCCACCCGAAGGGCGAGCGCGTCTGCTTCGCCCTCCCTGCGCAGACCGGGCAAGAGATCGCCTCCGTCGGGCGCGACGGGAAGGACCGCAAGACGCTGACGGCCGGCGGCATCAACAACTGGCCCGCGTACTCGCCCGACGGCGCGCGGATCGCCTTTTGTTCCAGTCGCGACGGCGGTTTGGCCCTCTACGTGATGAGCGCGGACGGCACCAACGTGAAGCGCATCGGCAAACTCGAAGGGATGCAAATGCGCCCGTGCTGGTCCCCGGACGGGACACGGTTGGCGTTCACCTGGAACCGCGACGGCACCTACGACATCTACGCCATCAACCTCGACGGAACCGGCCTCGCGCGCCTGACGGAGAGCGGCGAGCGCAGCGACTACGCGACCTGGTCCCCGGACGGCAAATCGATCGTGTTTGTCGGCGAACGTCGCGGAAAGTTCGACCTGTACCGTGTTGAGGTATAG
- a CDS encoding DUF1501 domain-containing protein — MFEVGSFRASLHGVPSRRAFLTGAASAPFALGLSGATAKEHAKAKSVIVLWLWGAPSHLDTFDPKPNAPADIRGPFGTIQTKTPGVRFTELFPKTAARSDRFALVRSHVNFDGDHLKAGSIGLTGMLEGKDAAAPNFGSVLARHRGARDLPSFVTVGRGHPRDVVGPMRGYGGGNWGRNYDPFLVGCTDTGDIDIPALKLLDGLSPAALGDRKKLLGELDALNKRTDARDFEKWNATEKRAYALLTTPEARKALDLTQEKPAVREAYGQTSFGQSCLLARRLAQAGVPYIQVNWSQYVEAMTPNCDFGWDTHIFNFDLLPDRHGPIFDRVFAALLDDLSDRGMLDSTLVLAMGEFGRTPRINGQASRDHWPQCYFSMWAGCGVRGGAVIGDSDKTASAPLTEAVTPGMVGATILELAGMDAQARAELRVLPEARVIHELF; from the coding sequence ATGTTTGAAGTCGGTAGCTTCCGCGCGTCACTGCACGGCGTGCCGTCGCGCCGGGCGTTCCTCACAGGCGCGGCATCGGCACCGTTCGCGCTCGGGTTGTCCGGGGCGACGGCCAAAGAGCACGCGAAGGCCAAATCCGTGATCGTGCTGTGGCTCTGGGGCGCACCGAGCCACCTCGACACCTTCGACCCGAAGCCGAACGCGCCGGCCGACATCCGCGGGCCGTTCGGGACCATTCAAACGAAGACGCCCGGAGTGCGCTTCACCGAACTGTTCCCGAAGACCGCGGCGCGATCCGATCGCTTCGCCCTCGTTCGCTCCCATGTCAACTTCGACGGCGACCACCTCAAAGCCGGGTCCATTGGCCTCACGGGAATGCTCGAGGGTAAAGACGCGGCCGCGCCGAACTTCGGCTCCGTGCTCGCCCGGCACCGCGGCGCGAGAGACCTGCCGTCGTTCGTGACGGTCGGGCGCGGGCACCCGCGCGACGTCGTGGGGCCGATGCGCGGGTACGGCGGCGGGAACTGGGGACGCAACTACGACCCGTTCCTCGTCGGCTGCACCGATACCGGCGACATCGATATCCCCGCGCTGAAACTGCTCGACGGGCTGTCGCCCGCGGCCCTCGGCGATCGCAAGAAGCTCCTCGGCGAACTCGATGCGCTGAACAAGCGGACCGACGCGCGCGACTTCGAGAAGTGGAACGCGACCGAGAAGCGCGCCTACGCGCTGCTCACCACGCCCGAAGCGCGCAAGGCGCTCGATCTCACGCAGGAGAAGCCGGCCGTTCGCGAAGCCTACGGGCAAACGTCGTTCGGTCAGTCGTGCCTGCTCGCGCGGCGCCTGGCCCAAGCCGGGGTACCGTACATCCAGGTGAACTGGAGCCAGTACGTCGAGGCGATGACGCCGAACTGCGACTTCGGGTGGGACACCCACATCTTCAACTTCGACCTCCTACCCGACCGGCACGGGCCGATCTTCGACCGCGTGTTCGCCGCGCTGCTCGACGACCTCAGCGACCGCGGGATGCTGGACAGCACGCTCGTACTCGCGATGGGCGAGTTCGGCCGCACGCCGCGCATCAACGGGCAGGCGAGCCGCGACCACTGGCCGCAGTGCTACTTCTCGATGTGGGCCGGGTGCGGCGTGCGCGGCGGCGCGGTCATCGGCGACAGCGACAAGACCGCGAGCGCCCCGCTCACCGAAGCCGTCACGCCGGGCATGGTCGGGGCGACGATCCTGGAACTCGCCGGCATGGACGCCCAGGCGCGGGCCGAATTGCGTGTCCTCCCCGAAGCGCGGGTGATCCATGAACTCTTCTGA
- a CDS encoding alpha-amylase family glycosyl hydrolase, with the protein MAVRDELLAHARPDRVRNVPRVPSGGAHPSPSDWRDEVLYFLLPDRFSDGGEAGRPLLDRNDRNAARPAPTGATTWRWDRWAESGSDRWQGGTIRGITSKLDYIKQLGATTIWVGPVFKQRGHLNSYHGYGIQDFLDVDPRFGTRQDLVDLVAAAHAQGLRVILDIIFNHSGSNFDYRVNGDRQSQPGFRPWPGFYPDTAWVDRTGGLRDDAAGPDDGVWPAELQDHDCYTRAGSGSLGAGALDDPHAEHKRTDFLTLRDLNFDPPGPGMENPRTLDLLVRCYAYWITLTDCDGFRLDTLKHVSFEQGRNFCGAIKEFAARLGKHDFFLVGEVAGGDFAQERYLDVLGMNLNAALDIGEMRLTLTGVAKGLIHPNEYFKGFDPGMAVLGSTRNLGRRHVSILDDHDHVFGEKVRFSADASTDHQVAAGVALQLFTLGIPCVYAGTEQALAGPEPGERKFLPDWKGSDRYLREAMFGPSHPRKSGLAGLATTGAQDPDEPGFGPFGTSGRHCFDPRFSTYLRIAAMAAARKKYRSLRVGRQYLRDTAFLGSGFAVHGPGEIVAWSRVLDDEEAACVLNGHGTAPRGADVIVDAVLNPPGSFLTVVLNTAEAAGVASANHPVGSKLPVKRAGDGTAFIEVRALGPSECLVLLNHP; encoded by the coding sequence ATGGCGGTCCGCGACGAACTGCTCGCCCACGCTCGCCCGGACCGCGTCCGGAACGTCCCGCGCGTCCCGTCGGGCGGCGCCCACCCCTCACCGAGCGACTGGCGCGACGAGGTACTCTACTTCCTGCTCCCGGACCGGTTCAGTGACGGCGGGGAAGCCGGTCGGCCGCTGCTCGACCGAAACGACCGCAACGCGGCGCGCCCGGCACCCACCGGCGCTACGACCTGGCGCTGGGACCGGTGGGCGGAGTCCGGTTCGGACCGCTGGCAGGGCGGGACGATTCGGGGGATCACGTCGAAGCTGGACTACATCAAGCAACTCGGGGCGACCACGATCTGGGTCGGGCCGGTGTTCAAGCAGCGCGGGCACTTGAACTCGTACCACGGGTACGGCATCCAGGATTTTCTGGACGTCGACCCGCGGTTCGGCACCCGCCAGGATCTCGTCGACCTCGTCGCGGCCGCACACGCGCAGGGTCTGCGCGTCATCCTCGACATCATCTTCAACCACTCCGGCTCGAACTTCGATTACCGGGTGAACGGTGATCGCCAGAGCCAGCCCGGGTTCCGCCCGTGGCCGGGGTTCTACCCCGACACCGCCTGGGTCGACCGTACAGGTGGGTTGCGCGACGATGCGGCCGGTCCCGACGACGGCGTCTGGCCGGCGGAACTCCAGGATCACGACTGTTACACCCGCGCCGGGAGCGGGAGCTTGGGGGCCGGCGCTCTCGATGATCCGCACGCCGAGCACAAGCGCACGGACTTCCTTACGCTGCGTGACTTGAACTTCGACCCGCCCGGGCCGGGGATGGAGAACCCGCGAACGCTCGATCTGCTCGTGCGCTGTTACGCCTACTGGATCACCCTCACCGACTGCGACGGATTCCGCCTAGACACGCTCAAACACGTTTCGTTCGAGCAGGGGCGGAACTTCTGCGGCGCGATCAAAGAGTTCGCGGCCCGGCTCGGCAAGCACGACTTCTTCCTGGTCGGCGAGGTCGCGGGCGGGGATTTCGCCCAGGAGCGGTACCTCGACGTGCTGGGGATGAACCTGAACGCGGCCCTCGACATCGGAGAAATGCGCCTCACCCTCACCGGCGTGGCCAAGGGGTTGATCCACCCGAACGAGTATTTCAAAGGGTTCGATCCCGGAATGGCGGTACTCGGGTCCACGCGCAACCTCGGTCGGCGCCACGTCTCGATTCTGGACGACCACGACCACGTGTTCGGCGAGAAGGTCCGGTTCTCCGCGGACGCATCGACCGACCATCAGGTCGCGGCCGGCGTCGCGCTCCAACTCTTCACGCTCGGTATCCCGTGCGTCTACGCCGGTACCGAACAGGCGCTGGCTGGTCCCGAACCGGGCGAGCGCAAGTTCCTCCCCGATTGGAAAGGCTCCGACCGGTACTTACGCGAAGCGATGTTCGGGCCGAGCCACCCGCGCAAGTCCGGGCTGGCGGGACTGGCCACTACGGGAGCGCAAGACCCCGACGAACCGGGGTTCGGTCCGTTCGGAACGAGCGGCCGGCACTGCTTCGATCCCCGCTTCTCGACCTACCTGCGAATCGCGGCGATGGCCGCAGCGCGCAAGAAATACCGCTCTCTTAGGGTCGGTCGGCAGTACCTCCGTGACACCGCGTTCCTCGGGAGCGGCTTTGCCGTTCACGGACCGGGCGAGATCGTTGCGTGGAGCCGCGTGCTAGACGACGAAGAAGCCGCGTGTGTGCTGAATGGCCACGGCACGGCCCCGCGCGGCGCGGACGTGATCGTCGACGCTGTCTTGAACCCACCCGGTAGCTTCCTGACCGTCGTGCTAAACACCGCAGAAGCGGCCGGAGTTGCGTCCGCGAATCACCCAGTGGGATCGAAGCTCCCGGTGAAGCGCGCCGGTGACGGAACGGCGTTCATCGAAGTGCGCGCCCTCGGCCCGTCCGAGTGCCTGGTTCTGCTCAACCACCCGTGA
- a CDS encoding alpha/beta fold hydrolase, whose product MGDTRATENGTGLFLSAEVLWHETPTARIAYRRIGRGPALVFLHGWPLWSFTFRKLLPHLVDHYTCYLIDLPGGGDTVWTRDTDFTWPGQAASVKSLLEELALGEYFLFGQDSGAMIARHLCLLDGQRIRKFVMTNTEVPGHRPPYLPAYRVLTYLPGASLSTRISLAMGWFLRSDLGFGASLDPELIDGEFRDHIIRPLVRSRYRARGHLRFLRGWSWRVLDHWREFHARISAPVLLIWGAADRTFPLALANTMAEQFRPSRAEVCAIEGAHLFVHEEQPERVAAEVRRFLSA is encoded by the coding sequence ATGGGTGACACGAGAGCTACAGAAAACGGAACTGGTTTGTTCCTGAGCGCGGAAGTGCTGTGGCACGAAACCCCGACCGCGCGGATCGCGTACCGCCGGATCGGGCGCGGGCCGGCGCTCGTGTTCCTCCACGGGTGGCCGCTCTGGAGTTTCACGTTCCGGAAGCTCTTGCCGCACCTCGTTGACCACTACACGTGCTACTTGATCGACCTCCCCGGAGGCGGGGACACGGTCTGGACCCGGGACACCGATTTCACGTGGCCCGGTCAGGCCGCGAGCGTGAAATCGCTGCTCGAGGAACTGGCACTGGGGGAATATTTCCTGTTCGGCCAGGACTCGGGCGCGATGATCGCGCGCCACCTGTGTCTGCTCGACGGGCAGCGCATCCGGAAGTTCGTGATGACCAACACGGAGGTACCGGGTCACCGCCCCCCTTACTTGCCAGCGTACCGGGTGCTGACTTACCTCCCCGGCGCGAGCCTGTCCACCCGCATTTCGCTGGCGATGGGTTGGTTCTTGCGGTCGGATCTGGGGTTCGGCGCCTCACTCGATCCCGAACTGATCGACGGCGAATTCCGCGATCACATCATCCGCCCACTAGTGCGATCACGGTACCGAGCGCGCGGGCACCTCCGGTTTCTGCGGGGGTGGAGCTGGAGGGTTCTGGACCACTGGCGTGAGTTCCACGCTCGAATCTCCGCGCCGGTCCTCTTGATTTGGGGCGCTGCGGACCGAACGTTTCCGCTCGCACTCGCCAACACGATGGCCGAGCAATTCCGACCCAGCCGAGCCGAAGTGTGCGCGATCGAAGGCGCGCACCTGTTTGTTCACGAGGAACAGCCCGAACGAGTGGCCGCTGAGGTCCGGCGGTTCCTCAGCGCGTAG